The Euphorbia lathyris chromosome 4, ddEupLath1.1, whole genome shotgun sequence genomic interval AACGTGCGGGAGGGAGAGTTTACACCAAAAAGATGGAAGGAGGAGGTGGAAATAAGGTTTCTGCATCTGCAGATTTGGGTGGGAGTGTGTTGACAGGGACTTTGGGAAATCCATTAGCAATTTTAGCTAGGCAATTAGGGCAGGCATTGCATAAGGTGAGAGATAAGTGTCCCCTATATAGGTTTGATGGAAAACCAGTTGATGTGGACACTGATAGGAAGGTTGAGACATCTTTTAATCGTGCCTTGGATAAGGCCAGTAGGCTTAGGCAATTGATGGGGGATGTTTCCATGGATGTGTCACTAGGAGCAGCATTGGATTCTTTTAGGCAGGCTTATGGGGATGCGGTGAATGAGGAGGAAATTAACTTGTTTAATTGGCATTGTGCAAATTTGGAGTATGCTAATGCTGGGTTGTTGTCAAAGCTTTCTTTGGCGTTTTGGGACCAGGATGATCCTTATGATATGGGAGGAGATCATTGTTTTATGCCTGGAGGGAATGGGAGGTTGGTTCAGGCTCTAGCGGAGAATGTACCAATTTTATATGAGAAGACTGTGCATACAATTAGGTATGGGAGTGACGGCGTACAGGTTATTTCTGGGAGTCAAGTTTTTGATGGAGATATGGCTTTGTGTACTGTACCACTTGGGGTATTGAAGAATGGGTCAATAAAGTTTATCCCTGAGTTGCCACAGCGGAAGCTAGATGGAATAAAGAGGTTGGGCTATGGGCTATTGAATAAGGTAGCAATGCTTTTTCCTTCTGTGTTTTGGGAAAGTGATCTTGACACATTTGGGCATTTGACCGAGGAGTCAAGCAGTCGAGGGGAGTTCTTTTTGTTCTATAGCTATTCAACAGTGGCTGGTGATCCACTGTTGATTGCTCTTGTAGCAGGAGAAGCTGCCCACAAGTTTGAGAGTATGCCTCCCACAGATGCAGTGACAAAAGTTCTTCAGATTCTCAAGGGTAATCCTTTGTTATGATTTTATTGTATGTAATAGAATCATCAATCATTCatgtttttatagtttttaaaaCACCCTTTATACTGAAGTTTCTTTAGTTTAAGTGATAATAGTAATGATCATTAACTTTTCTGTCCTCCTGTGTTTTTAAATGCATGATTTCTCTCCATGTTCCAGTGTttttactccctccattccaaattataagtcattctaggttgTTTCACACAgattaagaaatgcaattaatgTGGAgtgaaattaatgaatttacattgattaactaaaaaaaattctctcatATAATGGTTGGTGAATAAGTCTTtgtaattttgaaaaacacatggatcaagataaaatatttaatgtttggACCGGAAAACTATGCTAAAAGTTCTTGGAAAACTAGAAAgacttatattttggaaaaaaattcaattgctagaatgacttataaaaaggaatggagggagtaacaTTTTTATAAGCAGGACTTAGATGAAATGAAAGTTTTAATAATTGCTTGTCATCAAAATAATAATGAGGCACGTGATCTGTTGCAGGTATTTATGAACCAAAGGGGATCACTGTCCCAGACCCTATCCAAACTGTGTGTACAAGATGGGGTAGTGATCCTTTTACTTTTGGTTCTTACTCTAATGTTGCAGTTGGTGCTTCTGGTGATGATTATGATATATTAGCAGAAAGTGTTGGGGATGGAAGGCTTTTCTTTGCTGGGGAAGCCACAACAAGACGCTATCCTGCAACTATGCATGGAGCTTTTCTTAGTGGTTTAAGGGAAGCTGCAAATATAGCTCAACATGCTAGTGCACGAACCATGAGGATGAAGGTTAGTCGGAGCCCTTCAAAGAATGCGCATAACTGTGCTTCTCATCTTGCAGATTTATTTAGAGAGCCTGATCTAGAATTTGGGAGTTTTTCTGTTATTTTTGGTCGAAAGAACACTGATCCAAAGTCTGCAGCGATATTGAGGGTGACATTTAATGAACCTCGAAAAAAAAATCAGGAAGGTTCTGGGCCAGATCAACAACATTCCAATAAATTACTTTTTCAGCAGCTTCAGTCGCATTTTGGTCAGCAACAGCAGCTTCATGTTTACACTTTGTTATCAAAACAACAAGCTTTTATGCTAAGAGAGATAAGAGGAGGTGATGAAATGAGAATCAATTATCTATGTGAGAAGCTAGGGGTGAAGCTCGTTGGGAGAAAGGGTTTGGGGCCTACAGCTGACTCTCTTATTGCTGCAATTAAGGCTGAAAGGGGCAGTCGCAAAGTCACATCAACTTCTTTGGCTCTTAAAGTGGGCACTTTTAAGGGGACTTCAAAGCTAAAGCCAGGCAATTTAAAGCAGAAATTTATCAGGCATGTCGTAGACATTCCAATGCTATTGTTTGTTGTACTTTTTCCATTTGATCAATCAATTGAAAGTTTTGTATTTCTATTTGATGAAAATCTTTTAGGAGGGCAAAAGTAGTAAGCAACAGCAATAGGTCACTATGTCCTCTGAATTCAAATATGGCAAATGGCCAAGCACTAGAGGAAGCCCAGGCAACCAATCAGGCACAATTTGTAATATCTGGTGCAGGTACGTTGGGATATATCATATTTTGTTCATTATAAGTACAAACTGGATCGTTTATGTTGTACATATGAATTAAGTCTTCTCATTTTCTTGTAAAAAATGTTTGTATCCGTGTCTGACTGGATCTCCCTCTCCTTCCCACAACCTCCAATTGTGGGTGACCAGCCTTGGTTATCCTTCAATTATGCTTCTCTTGATTTGACCTTTTGCCAGCTAACCAAATTTATCCTAAATCATTTTGAGATTCTAATTCAACCTTGTAGCTTCCTTGCCATTTTATTGTGTTACCTGTTgtgtcttaggagcggcctcttgccaaaaaatttggcaggggaaggcttgccctggtaccccttgtggtgggaccctccccgaaccctcgcttagcggggacgcgtagtgcaccagGACCTATGCCTATATATGGATGTAATGTGACTATGCATGCATACGGGCTAAGAAAGATGAAAGCTATTCATGGTAAGTTAGAGATATGCTTCTCTTTGTGCTATTGCTAGGCGAGTGAAAGAGAGAAAAGGACATCAAAGAGCTTcctaatacaacaacaacaacaaagacttagtcccgaaatgattcggggtcggttaacatgaaccgtcatacgaaaccgtgaaatcaagtcgtgtcagcgatataaattctctccctccactccttcctatccactaccatattttccttaatccccaataaactcatattaCTCTCAATCACCCttttccaagtttgcttaggcctttccctacccctcaccattgcatccctttgccactcttcaatcCTTCTAACCGACGCATCAAACGCTCTTcatcttacatggccaaaccaccttagtcagtttttcctcattttattctcaatagatgtaactcctacttttgtcctaatcatagttattaaaggcgcaagggggtcctggagccttggcgcaaggcGCAACTTAAGGCGCGCGCCCGAGCGACTCGAGAGGcaccaaaaaaaatcataaattcataatactagtcacaaatagtcaaataccaacaataaaaccataaaatgcatGAGTTAAGTTCTAGTTAACTACTAAGGCATAATGTCTGCTGCGATATGTGTTGTCTGtctgtgtttttcttttattttctgacTTAAAAAACCTTAAAATACCCTAACCCTAAAACACcctcaaaaccctaaaataccctaaATTACCCTAAGGTAGCCAAGGCGCGCGCCTGACTAACCAAGGCGCTAAGGCTGGAGCCTTAGCcgaggcgcgcctttaataactatggtcctaattatttcattactcatccgatcctttctcgtatgaccacacatccatcacAACATACGTATCTCCGCCACttgacatcttatgaatgtgacagtgtttcattgccaaacactccgtaccatataacaatgcacTTCGTACCATATAACCATGCAGGTCTAATTGTCGTG includes:
- the LOC136225999 gene encoding protein FLOWERINGUS D isoform X1; the protein is MNPATPSSDEFSSLPLEFISYPPLPNPSPNPNSIPNPTLSLPDALFSFSVPKKRRRGRSQRTTTTATTTSFMLPHLPPLPPTNTSIENPNPILHSLTRKPLDVAEEIIVINKESTSEALIALSAGFPADSLTDDEIEAAVVSAIGGIEQVNYILIRNHIIAKWRENVNLWITKEMFTNSVPKHCHGLLDSAYDYLTSHGYINFGVSQSIKEKIPSDFTKSSVIIIGAGLAGLAAARQLIRFGFKVTVLEGRKRAGGRVYTKKMEGGGGNKVSASADLGGSVLTGTLGNPLAILARQLGQALHKVRDKCPLYRFDGKPVDVDTDRKVETSFNRALDKASRLRQLMGDVSMDVSLGAALDSFRQAYGDAVNEEEINLFNWHCANLEYANAGLLSKLSLAFWDQDDPYDMGGDHCFMPGGNGRLVQALAENVPILYEKTVHTIRYGSDGVQVISGSQVFDGDMALCTVPLGVLKNGSIKFIPELPQRKLDGIKRLGYGLLNKVAMLFPSVFWESDLDTFGHLTEESSSRGEFFLFYSYSTVAGDPLLIALVAGEAAHKFESMPPTDAVTKVLQILKGIYEPKGITVPDPIQTVCTRWGSDPFTFGSYSNVAVGASGDDYDILAESVGDGRLFFAGEATTRRYPATMHGAFLSGLREAANIAQHASARTMRMKVSRSPSKNAHNCASHLADLFREPDLEFGSFSVIFGRKNTDPKSAAILRVTFNEPRKKNQEGSGPDQQHSNKLLFQQLQSHFGQQQQLHVYTLLSKQQAFMLREIRGGDEMRINYLCEKLGVKLVGRKGLGPTADSLIAAIKAERGSRKVTSTSLALKVGTFKGTSKLKPGNLKQKFIRRAKVVSNSNRSLCPLNSNMANGQALEEAQATNQAQFVISGAGCRTFQLSHCLHQVACVNKLNQEGVGPKVLRVYERR
- the LOC136225999 gene encoding protein FLOWERINGUS D isoform X2; the encoded protein is MNPATPSSDEFSSLPLEFISYPPLPNPSPNPNSIPNPTLSLPDALFSFSVPKKRRRGRSQRTTTTATTTSFMLPHLPPLPPTNTSIENPNPILHSLTRKPLDVAEEIIVINKESTSEALIALSAGFPADSLTDDEIEAAVVSAIGGIEQVNYILIRNHIIAKWRENVNLWITKEMFTNSVPKHCHGLLDSAYDYLTSHGYINFGVSQSIKEKIPSDFTKSSVIIIGAGLAGLAAARQLIRFGFKVTVLEGRKRAGGRVYTKKMEGGGGNKVSASADLGGSVLTGTLGNPLAILARQLGQALHKVRDKCPLYRFDGKPVDVDTDRKVETSFNRALDKASRLRQLMGDVSMDVSLGAALDSFRQAYGDAVNEEEINLFNWHCANLEYANAGLLSKLSLAFWDQDDPYDMGGDHCFMPGGNGRLVQALAENVPILYEKTVHTIRYGSDGVQVISGSQVFDGDMALCTVPLGVLKNGSIKFIPELPQRKLDGIKRLGYGLLNKVAMLFPSVFWESDLDTFGHLTEESSSRGEFFLFYSYSTVAGDPLLIALVAGEAAHKFESMPPTDAVTKVLQILKGIYEPKGITVPDPIQTVCTRWGSDPFTFGSYSNVAVGASGDDYDILAESVGDGRLFFAGEATTRRYPATMHGAFLSGLREAANIAQHASARTMRMKVSRSPSKNAHNCASHLADLFREPDLEFGSFSVIFGRKNTDPKSAAILRVTFNEPRKKNQEGSGPDQQHSNKLLFQQLQSHFGQQQQLHVYTLLSKQQAFMLREIRGGDEMRINYLCEKLGVKLVGRKGLGPTADSLIAAIKAERGSRKVTSTSLALKVGTFKGTSKLKPGNLKQKFIRRAKVVSNSNRSLCPLNSNMANGQALEEAQATNQAQFVISGAVSVSVHHSWLLSSSMVLRKIS
- the LOC136225999 gene encoding protein FLOWERINGUS D isoform X3, which encodes MNPATPSSDEFSSLPLEFISYPPLPNPSPNPNSIPNPTLSLPDALFSFSVPKKRRRGRSQRTTTTATTTSFMLPHLPPLPPTNTSIENPNPILHSLTRKPLDVAEEIIVINKESTSEALIALSAGFPADSLTDDEIEAAVVSAIGGIEQVNYILIRNHIIAKWRENVNLWITKEMFTNSVPKHCHGLLDSAYDYLTSHGYINFGVSQSIKEKIPSDFTKSSVIIIGAGLAGLAAARQLIRFGFKVTVLEGRKRAGGRVYTKKMEGGGGNKVSASADLGGSVLTGTLGNPLAILARQLGQALHKVRDKCPLYRFDGKPVDVDTDRKVETSFNRALDKASRLRQLMGDVSMDVSLGAALDSFRQAYGDAVNEEEINLFNWHCANLEYANAGLLSKLSLAFWDQDDPYDMGGDHCFMPGGNGRLVQALAENVPILYEKTVHTIRYGSDGVQVISGSQVFDGDMALCTVPLGVLKNGSIKFIPELPQRKLDGIKRLGYGLLNKVAMLFPSVFWESDLDTFGHLTEESSSRGEFFLFYSYSTVAGDPLLIALVAGEAAHKFESMPPTDAVTKVLQILKGIYEPKGITVPDPIQTVCTRWGSDPFTFGSYSNVAVGASGDDYDILAESVGDGRLFFAGEATTRRYPATMHGAFLSGLREAANIAQHASARTMRMKVSRSPSKNAHNCASHLADLFREPDLEFGSFSVIFGRKNTDPKSAAILRVTFNEPRKKNQEGSGPDQQHSNKLLFQQLQSHFGQQQQLHVYTLLSKQQAFMLREIRGGDEMRINYLCEKLGVKLVGRKGLGPTADSLIAAIKAERGSRKVTSTSLALKVGTFKGTSKLKPGNLKQKFIRRAKVVSNSNRSLCPLNSNMANGQALEEAQATNQAQFVISGAVQGQVEGLKNEQMTPK